Proteins encoded in a region of the Cytobacillus pseudoceanisediminis genome:
- a CDS encoding Zn-dependent hydrolase — MSEVQTGKNVNLEKVQGRIENHIDTLSTYTATPGKGTTRLTYSQEDFLARQYIKGKMKEAGLAVREDGLGNIFGKLEGSLKDAPSVLIGSHFDSVPNGGSYDGPAGVVAGLEVAALFTENGLTPKYPLEVIALIEEEGSRFGGGLMGSRGMVGLLAEEDFKSLKDNDGITTVEAMKKIGLDPSLPKTRDQQSVKAYLELHIEQGPILEEKNIPIGVVEAIVGLTQLEVTVKGQAGHAGTTPMDRRSDALVAAAGMIAQFPELAAAEGEGTVVTTGQLQVYPNGANVIPDQTVFSVDIRSGKEEHVQNVIQKVKELAEIYRDSGVEITVEQLLYIQPKEMNKEIVSLLKKKSSELGFTSCPMNSGAGHDAMVFADYTSTGMLFIPSKNGLSHCPEEWSDSRHIAEAVQILFEAAIELTEAE; from the coding sequence ATGAGTGAAGTTCAAACAGGGAAAAATGTGAATCTGGAAAAAGTACAGGGGCGAATCGAAAACCATATTGACACATTAAGCACTTATACAGCGACTCCAGGCAAAGGAACAACCCGGCTGACGTATAGTCAGGAGGATTTTCTTGCACGGCAGTATATTAAGGGGAAAATGAAGGAAGCGGGCTTGGCTGTCCGTGAAGATGGATTGGGCAATATCTTTGGAAAGCTTGAAGGGTCCCTAAAAGATGCACCAAGTGTTCTAATCGGTTCTCACTTTGATTCCGTCCCGAATGGGGGATCCTATGATGGGCCTGCCGGAGTTGTAGCAGGACTTGAAGTCGCTGCACTTTTCACTGAGAACGGATTAACGCCAAAATATCCTCTGGAGGTTATCGCCCTTATCGAAGAGGAAGGCTCCAGATTTGGCGGCGGCTTAATGGGTTCACGCGGAATGGTCGGTTTGCTGGCTGAGGAAGACTTTAAATCATTGAAGGATAACGATGGCATTACGACCGTTGAAGCCATGAAGAAAATCGGGCTCGATCCGTCTCTTCCGAAAACAAGAGACCAGCAGTCAGTAAAGGCTTATCTGGAATTGCACATTGAACAGGGACCTATCTTAGAAGAAAAGAATATCCCAATAGGGGTAGTCGAAGCGATTGTCGGCTTAACGCAATTGGAAGTAACCGTAAAAGGACAGGCCGGGCATGCCGGGACCACTCCAATGGACAGGCGGTCTGATGCGCTGGTTGCGGCCGCCGGGATGATAGCCCAATTTCCCGAGTTGGCGGCGGCTGAAGGAGAAGGAACGGTAGTAACCACTGGGCAATTGCAGGTCTATCCAAATGGAGCCAATGTAATTCCGGATCAAACGGTCTTTTCTGTAGACATTCGCTCCGGCAAGGAAGAACATGTCCAGAATGTTATTCAAAAAGTGAAAGAATTAGCAGAGATCTATCGTGATAGCGGAGTAGAAATAACGGTTGAACAGCTTTTATATATTCAGCCAAAAGAGATGAATAAAGAGATTGTGAGTCTGTTAAAGAAGAAAAGCAGTGAACTGGGTTTCACTTCATGCCCCATGAATAGCGGCGCCGGGCACGATGCAATGGTTTTCGCTGATTACACAAGTACTGGGATGCTGTTTATTCCAAGTAAAAATGGCCTGAGCCATTGTCCGGAAGAATGGTCGGATTCCAGGCATATTGCCGAAGCTGTTCAAATCCTGTTTGAGGCAGCAATAGAGTTAACGGAGGCGGAGTAA
- a CDS encoding GNAT family N-acetyltransferase, with protein sequence MNIRKAVLADSKGIAKVHVDSWRTTYKNIIPDEFLKKLSYDRRTELWNENIIKKGNYVFVAENSNGKIIGFADCGKRESNHVPESGDLTAIYLLEEYQGKGVGKRLLRKVFLQFEELGFNRIFVEVLEDNKTRHFYEYYGAELYKTEKITIAGAELNLLIYEWNNIGDVLIKF encoded by the coding sequence ATGAACATAAGAAAAGCTGTTTTAGCTGATTCAAAGGGTATTGCGAAGGTACATGTTGATAGCTGGAGAACAACCTATAAAAATATCATTCCTGATGAATTTTTGAAGAAGCTATCCTATGACAGGCGTACGGAATTATGGAATGAAAATATTATAAAAAAGGGAAATTATGTATTTGTTGCGGAAAATAGCAATGGTAAAATCATCGGATTTGCTGATTGCGGCAAGAGAGAAAGTAATCATGTTCCGGAATCCGGTGACTTAACTGCCATTTACCTCCTAGAGGAATATCAAGGTAAGGGAGTTGGCAAGAGGCTATTAAGGAAGGTTTTCCTGCAATTTGAAGAACTTGGCTTTAATAGAATTTTTGTTGAGGTACTTGAAGATAATAAAACCCGCCATTTCTATGAGTATTATGGTGCAGAATTATATAAAACAGAAAAGATTACTATTGCAGGTGCTGAATTGAATCTTCTTATATATGAATGGAATAACATTGGGGATGTATTAATTAAATTCTAA
- a CDS encoding glycerophosphodiester phosphodiesterase — protein sequence MNKKLLIGTGVALSLLFSPISQAFAAEPTTGERKQVDNIAHRGATGYAPENTVAGFDLAVDMKADYIEIDVQRSKDGELVVIHDTSVDRTTDGTGKVGDLTFDYLRSLDAGSWKGEQFAGEPIPTFEEILDRYHGKVGILIELKAPELYPGIEEQVADKIKERNLDKPQNEKIIIQSFNFESMKTMDQLLPNVPIGVLTSNRADTTAEALQEFSAYADWFNPSYGIVTKELVNQVHSLGMQIGSWTVRSQDAADFLFEMDVDAIITDYPDYVDPRN from the coding sequence ATGAACAAAAAATTATTAATTGGTACAGGGGTGGCTTTGTCACTGCTGTTCAGCCCAATCAGCCAGGCGTTCGCAGCAGAACCGACAACAGGAGAAAGGAAACAAGTGGATAATATAGCGCATCGCGGTGCCACAGGGTATGCACCGGAGAATACAGTAGCCGGCTTTGATCTGGCTGTAGACATGAAAGCTGATTATATCGAAATTGATGTTCAAAGAAGCAAGGATGGCGAATTAGTGGTAATTCACGATACATCTGTGGATCGTACAACAGATGGAACCGGAAAAGTGGGGGATTTAACGTTTGACTATTTAAGAAGTCTCGATGCCGGCAGCTGGAAAGGGGAACAATTTGCCGGGGAACCAATCCCGACATTTGAAGAGATTCTGGATCGCTACCATGGTAAGGTTGGAATATTAATAGAATTGAAGGCTCCAGAGCTTTACCCTGGCATTGAAGAACAAGTGGCGGATAAAATAAAAGAACGAAATCTTGATAAACCGCAAAATGAAAAAATCATTATCCAATCTTTTAACTTTGAATCCATGAAAACAATGGATCAGCTTCTGCCTAATGTTCCCATTGGTGTACTGACATCTAATCGTGCGGATACTACAGCGGAAGCTTTACAGGAATTTTCAGCCTATGCAGATTGGTTTAATCCAAGCTATGGAATTGTCACAAAAGAATTAGTGAATCAGGTTCACTCTCTTGGCATGCAAATTGGATCATGGACAGTGCGCAGCCAGGATGCCGCCGACTTCCTGTTCGAAATGGATGTTGACGCCATTATTACCGATTATCCGGATTATGTTGATCCTAGAAACTAA
- the asnA gene encoding aspartate--ammonia ligase, translated as MNTEIAVNELKKHFEARLSENLNLIKVSPPLLVSEGNGINDNLSGSERVVSFDALDIKDHQIEIVQSLAKWKRVALGRYGFTIGEGLYTNMNAVRRDEVLDNLHSMYVDQWDWEKIISKDQRNLKTLKAEVRNIYQAMKSTEKHMYEFHPALKPVLPEDIYFITAQELEDLYPHLTPKEREDSVSKEYGAVFLMQIGGALRSGTKHDSRSPDYDDWSFNGDILFWSPLLERSIEISSMGIRVDENTLLKQLKLENNEERILLEFHKSLLNGELPYTLGGGIGQSRLCMFLLKKAHIGEVQASVWNVEILRYCQENNINLL; from the coding sequence ATGAATACAGAAATTGCTGTTAATGAATTAAAAAAGCATTTTGAAGCCAGGCTTTCAGAGAACTTAAACCTGATAAAGGTATCACCACCTTTATTAGTAAGTGAAGGCAATGGAATAAACGATAACTTAAGCGGAAGCGAACGAGTTGTTTCATTTGATGCTTTAGATATTAAAGATCATCAAATTGAAATCGTTCAATCTTTAGCAAAGTGGAAAAGAGTCGCTTTAGGCAGATATGGGTTTACTATTGGTGAGGGACTTTACACAAATATGAATGCCGTTAGAAGAGATGAGGTATTAGACAACCTTCACTCAATGTATGTGGATCAATGGGACTGGGAAAAAATAATCTCAAAAGATCAGCGAAATCTGAAAACACTCAAAGCCGAGGTAAGGAATATCTATCAGGCAATGAAGTCGACGGAAAAACACATGTATGAGTTTCACCCCGCCCTTAAGCCGGTATTGCCAGAGGATATTTATTTTATCACAGCACAGGAGCTGGAGGACCTCTATCCCCACCTGACCCCAAAGGAGCGAGAGGATTCCGTTTCAAAGGAATACGGCGCTGTTTTTCTAATGCAAATCGGTGGAGCTCTGCGGTCTGGAACAAAGCACGACAGCCGTTCTCCAGACTATGATGACTGGTCATTTAACGGAGATATTTTATTTTGGAGCCCACTGCTGGAAAGGTCTATTGAAATCTCTTCTATGGGTATCCGGGTAGATGAAAATACGCTGCTAAAACAATTAAAGCTTGAAAATAATGAGGAACGAATCTTACTGGAGTTTCATAAATCTCTTCTTAATGGAGAACTTCCTTATACACTTGGAGGAGGTATAGGGCAGTCCAGATTATGCATGTTTTTATTAAAGAAAGCACATATTGGGGAAGTCCAGGCTTCAGTTTGGAATGTAGAAATACTAAGATACTGCCAAGAAAATAATATTAACCTGCTGTGA
- the bla gene encoding class A beta-lactamase, whose protein sequence is MRKQYHSVFSKNRLKAVRLVSLVLLLALTGCANGSYQSDVSAAENSKETSVNTKQKFKKLEKEFDARLGVYAYDTGTKKTITYRSNERFAYASTFKPLAAAILLQRKSLEEMNEIITYTSDDLVTYSPVTEKHVKTGMTLRELCEAAIRFSDNTAGNLILEELGGPEGFEAALKEMGDTVTKPERFETDLNEAEPGDIRDTSTPEALAASLQKVLIGDFLTEEKRNILTEWMRGNVTGDPLIRAGVPSGWEVADKSGAAGFGTRNDIAIVWPPNREPIIMTILSSRDSKDAEYDNALIAEAAEMAIKALDDEA, encoded by the coding sequence ATGAGGAAACAATATCATTCTGTTTTTAGTAAGAATAGGTTAAAAGCAGTCCGGCTAGTCAGTTTGGTTCTGCTTCTTGCCCTGACTGGCTGTGCAAATGGCAGTTATCAATCAGATGTCAGTGCGGCAGAAAACTCCAAAGAAACTTCTGTAAATACAAAACAAAAATTCAAAAAGCTGGAGAAGGAATTTGACGCACGGCTTGGTGTGTATGCATATGACACAGGAACGAAAAAGACAATTACTTACAGGTCTAATGAGAGATTTGCCTACGCATCTACATTCAAGCCGCTGGCAGCTGCAATATTGCTGCAGAGAAAATCACTGGAGGAAATGAATGAAATCATTACATACACAAGTGATGACCTGGTGACATATTCTCCTGTTACAGAAAAGCATGTAAAGACTGGCATGACTTTAAGGGAACTCTGTGAAGCGGCAATCCGGTTTAGCGACAATACAGCAGGCAACTTAATTTTAGAGGAATTAGGAGGGCCTGAAGGATTCGAAGCAGCTTTGAAAGAAATGGGGGATACTGTTACAAAGCCTGAGCGGTTCGAGACGGATTTGAACGAGGCAGAGCCAGGGGACATTCGGGATACAAGTACACCTGAAGCACTTGCAGCAAGCCTTCAGAAAGTTTTAATTGGCGATTTTCTGACTGAAGAAAAGCGGAACATTTTAACCGAGTGGATGCGGGGTAACGTTACTGGGGATCCATTAATCCGTGCTGGTGTGCCAAGCGGCTGGGAAGTAGCTGATAAGAGCGGTGCAGCAGGCTTCGGAACACGTAATGACATTGCGATTGTCTGGCCGCCGAACAGGGAGCCGATTATCATGACGATCCTTTCCAGCCGGGATTCAAAGGATGCCGAATATGATAACGCTCTGATTGCAGAGGCAGCGGAGATGGCAATAAAGGCTTTGGATGATGAAGCTTGA
- a CDS encoding BlaR1 family beta-lactam sensor/signal transducer, which yields MSSFAIGVILLLKRLLKKHLTAQAHYNLWFLVLLALPLPLIPLQFMPFADSLSFWNSNSSLQSQTAPSAEVPLRQNNWMEDITVSVERYDLTLLNNALFFIWISGVAILTVFTLLAMLKISKIKKHTNSLRNNGLLSLFEDCKHKLKITGCIIVGESSLVKTPMTFGLLKTYVVLPRHFDEWLSEKDIEYIFLHELSHYKNKDFAVNYFMVILQVLYWFNPLVWLAFRRMRLDREIACDAKVLNSLDEKAYMEYGNSIIHFAHKASRAVTVDLANHLNGSKKQIKTRIEKIACFKPESKLLRWKSAAVLLFAGIFIAGQAPFISVMAHENSSYKFKDDNIIYEDLGNYFAGFDGSFVLYDKEADQYLIHNRNKSTLRVSPNSTYKIYSALLGLESGTITVENSSAKWNGLKYPIDSWNADQDLTSAIRNSVTWYFQSLDQQVQPGTIQTFLDRIKYGNRDLTGGIDEYWLESSLKISPVEQVQLLKKFYANQFGFKEKNIQTVKDSIKLERKEGALLSGKTGTGTVNGENINGWFIGYVESGQDTYFFATNIQNEDDSNGSKAAEITLSILKQKGIY from the coding sequence GTGTCTTCTTTTGCAATCGGAGTCATTCTTCTGTTAAAAAGACTTTTAAAGAAACATTTAACAGCCCAAGCTCACTATAATCTTTGGTTTCTAGTATTGCTTGCTCTGCCACTGCCTCTTATTCCATTACAATTCATGCCATTTGCGGATTCATTATCCTTTTGGAATAGCAATAGCAGCCTTCAATCCCAAACTGCGCCATCTGCAGAGGTTCCATTAAGGCAAAATAATTGGATGGAGGACATAACCGTCTCGGTGGAACGCTATGATTTAACATTATTAAATAATGCTTTATTCTTTATTTGGATTTCAGGAGTGGCTATTTTAACTGTATTTACGCTGCTCGCAATGCTTAAGATCAGTAAAATAAAGAAACACACAAACAGCCTGAGAAATAACGGGCTTTTATCATTATTCGAGGACTGCAAACACAAACTGAAGATTACTGGATGTATTATTGTCGGAGAGTCATCTCTCGTTAAAACCCCAATGACGTTTGGCCTTTTAAAGACTTATGTGGTGCTTCCCCGCCATTTTGACGAGTGGCTTTCTGAAAAGGATATAGAATATATCTTTTTACATGAACTGAGCCACTATAAAAATAAAGATTTTGCAGTCAATTATTTTATGGTGATTCTTCAAGTTTTATATTGGTTTAATCCTCTAGTTTGGCTTGCGTTTAGGAGAATGAGGCTGGATCGCGAAATCGCCTGTGATGCTAAGGTTTTAAATTCTTTGGATGAGAAGGCTTATATGGAGTATGGAAACAGCATTATTCATTTTGCCCATAAAGCCTCAAGGGCAGTGACTGTCGATTTGGCAAACCATTTAAACGGGTCAAAGAAACAGATCAAAACGAGAATCGAAAAAATTGCCTGTTTTAAACCGGAATCAAAACTGCTGAGATGGAAAAGTGCGGCAGTACTCCTTTTTGCGGGGATATTTATTGCAGGCCAAGCTCCATTTATCTCTGTAATGGCTCATGAAAATAGCAGCTATAAATTTAAGGATGATAACATTATTTATGAGGATTTAGGCAATTATTTTGCAGGGTTTGATGGAAGCTTTGTGTTGTATGATAAAGAAGCAGACCAATATCTTATTCATAATCGGAATAAAAGCACATTAAGGGTTTCACCAAATTCCACTTATAAGATTTATAGTGCTCTGCTTGGTTTAGAATCAGGCACCATAACGGTTGAAAACTCGTCGGCCAAATGGAACGGACTTAAGTATCCTATTGATTCCTGGAATGCGGATCAGGATTTAACTTCTGCAATAAGAAATTCTGTTACATGGTATTTTCAATCGTTAGACCAGCAGGTGCAGCCCGGTACTATTCAAACCTTCTTAGACCGAATCAAGTACGGGAATCGTGATCTAACTGGTGGAATAGACGAATATTGGCTGGAATCTTCCCTTAAAATTTCTCCAGTGGAACAAGTTCAGCTGCTTAAAAAATTTTATGCAAATCAATTTGGATTTAAAGAAAAGAATATCCAAACAGTGAAGGATTCCATTAAACTAGAGAGAAAAGAGGGAGCCCTCCTTTCAGGAAAAACAGGTACAGGCACTGTAAATGGAGAAAACATCAATGGATGGTTCATTGGATATGTTGAGTCAGGGCAGGACACATACTTTTTTGCAACGAATATACAGAATGAAGATGACTCTAATGGAAGTAAAGCAGCTGAAATTACATTATCCATTTTGAAGCAGAAAGGCATTTATTAA
- the blaI gene encoding penicillinase repressor BlaI: protein MTDRIPSISESEWEVMTVLWHGAPKTANEVILSLQESTDWKPKTIRTLLDRLVHKNVVGVNKNQRIYTFFPLYSQDECQRAEAQSFIKRIYGGTVKSMLVQFIQEDSLSDEEINELRTILAKKQEKDQ, encoded by the coding sequence ATGACTGATAGGATTCCCAGCATCTCAGAATCCGAGTGGGAAGTCATGACTGTTCTTTGGCACGGCGCACCCAAAACGGCTAATGAAGTCATTCTATCCTTACAAGAGAGTACAGACTGGAAGCCCAAAACAATCCGTACTCTTCTGGATAGGCTTGTCCATAAGAATGTAGTCGGCGTAAATAAAAACCAGAGAATCTATACCTTTTTCCCGCTCTATTCACAGGATGAATGCCAGCGGGCTGAAGCTCAATCCTTTATCAAGCGAATCTATGGCGGAACGGTGAAATCCATGCTAGTCCAATTCATCCAGGAAGACTCCCTGTCTGATGAGGAAATTAACGAACTGCGGACGATTTTGGCAAAGAAACAAGAGAAGGATCAATAA
- a CDS encoding sugar O-acetyltransferase, which produces MKTEKEKMLAGEMYDPADPVLLKEREEARGKVRIYNQTLETEGEKRTKLLKELLGSTGKNVYMEPNIRFDYGYNTHVGENFFANFDCTILDVSEVRFGDNCMLAPGVQIYTATHPLHPADRNSGREYAKPIMFGNNVWIGGSAVINPGVTIGDNVVIASGAVVTKDVPDNVVVGGNPAKIIKQIEL; this is translated from the coding sequence ATGAAAACAGAAAAAGAGAAAATGCTGGCTGGAGAAATGTATGATCCTGCTGATCCGGTATTACTAAAGGAGCGCGAAGAAGCAAGGGGAAAGGTCAGAATTTATAATCAAACTCTGGAGACTGAAGGAGAAAAAAGGACAAAATTATTAAAGGAACTGCTCGGTTCAACCGGGAAAAACGTTTATATGGAGCCAAATATCAGATTTGATTACGGTTATAATACGCATGTAGGAGAAAACTTTTTCGCGAACTTCGACTGCACTATTTTAGATGTCAGTGAAGTTCGTTTTGGAGATAATTGCATGCTTGCACCCGGAGTGCAAATTTATACGGCAACACACCCGCTTCATCCTGCTGATCGCAATTCAGGCAGAGAATACGCAAAGCCGATCATGTTTGGAAACAATGTATGGATTGGCGGAAGTGCCGTAATCAATCCAGGTGTAACAATTGGGGACAATGTTGTTATCGCTTCAGGTGCAGTTGTTACGAAAGATGTGCCTGATAATGTAGTAGTTGGCGGAAATCCAGCTAAGATAATTAAACAAATTGAGCTTTGA